The region CGCCGAACTCGTCTATAGCCGCTGGATGAGCGCTACCTCCCAAGCCTTGAAGCAAGCCCGCGAAGAAGTCCGCGCCGGCGGCGACCGCCAGGCCATCTACCTCAAATACCGCGACCAGGTGTCCAAGCCGCTGAAGCTGGCCACCGTCATCGCCAATATCCCGCCGCCGTCGATCCCGGCTTCGGGCCGGATTTTGAACATCGCCCTCTTGGTCCTGCTGGTCTTGGGCGCCATCCTCAAGATGTTCGGCATCGTCGCCTTGCTCGGCGAAGGCGTGCCGCCGACCGCCATGTTCATGATCGTCCTCTTGGGCCTGATCATTCCGGTGGTTCTCATCATCGGCGTGATCAAGTGGGAAGGTCAAATCTACGCCTTGATCCCGATCCTCTGCGGGCTCGGGATCCTGCGGGCTTGGATGAAGAGCCCGCCGCTCGAGGCCGCTTTCGACACCGCTTTCCTGATCGTGATCGCGGTTTTAGCCTTCGCCGTGAAGCGGGTGGTCTTTCCCCAGCTCGGCTGGTTCGGGGTGCGGAAGAATCCGGCCGGCGGCTATCACCTCTAGGAATCCGCTTTCCAAAAAAAGTCGATTCTGTTACCCGATTCGAATGAAAATCCAAAATCTTCGGATTCTTTTGGCCCTCGCGGCCGCGCTCATTGCCTCTCCGTTGCATGGCCAAGGCACCGCGACCCTCGAGGTCACCCCGCTGCTTATCGACTTCGGAGAAATCCCCGAGGGCGGCCGCGGCCGGCAGAATCTTACCCTGACCAACCTTACCGCCGCTCCGCTCGACGTCACCGACTTCGACCAGACCGGCTCGGAAAGCTTCGTGCTCGACATCCTGGGCGGCGCCCAGCCCTGCGGGGCTCAGAACCCGCGGATCGCGGCCAACGACTCCTGCACGATGGAAGTGAACTTCACCCCGGAATTTCCCGAGGAAGCCGCCGGCACCCTGACTTTCACGCCCAATGGCGATCCGACCAAGGCCATCACCGTCCGCCTCCAAGGCGAGACGCCCGACAGCGGCGGCGGCTGCAGCCTTCGGCCCAACCTAAAAAAATAGGACCTGCGGCTGCCGAGGGCTCGGGGTTTAAGACAGCCGCAGGTCCCGTGAAATTTCAGTCTCGATGGGCTGAACTTTGGTTCGAAGTGAAGGCGGCGTCAAGCCGTCGGCGATTCGGGACAAAGGAGCCGGGCTCGGCGGTCGGCGTTTTTCGGATTTGGTAAAAATAGCGCAAGCCTTTTTTTGGCGGCTGAAACCTTGGAATGGAGCGGTTGGGAAGAGGCTAAGCCTTTGGCATCGCCGCGGATTCAAAGATTCGGAAAGCCCGGTCGTACGGAAGATCCCGACAAGAATTTTTTTTGGCCATAGGCGGCGAAAGGCCGGCGGAGCGACCGCTCCTCGCCGGCCTGCCGATTTGGTGTCATCGAAATCCCTACAATAAAAACCCAGGGCCCGAAGACCCTGGGTTTTGACCCTACCCGACAAAATAAAGATCACCAAGGCGCGCCGATGGCCACCGGAGCGACCGGCGATCCGGCTCCGCCCCGGATCGGCAGCGGCGAAATGAAGACCGCCGACAGATAGACTTTGTCCTGAGCCAGCTTTTTCAGATCCAGGTTTTGGATTTGATGGATGCCGGCCTGGGTCAGGTTGTTGTGGTGGATCGCGAAGGGCAAGCCCGGCGGAGTTCCTTCGGGCGGCGGCGCCTGACCCTGGAGGAAGCCCTCGTTCACCGGATCGGTGAAAGGATTGTCCAAGCCGACCAAGACGATGAACTTCTGTTGAAGATAGAGGGCGGCATCGTAGGAGAGGCCCGGGCCGGCGCTGTAATACTCGGTCTGGAAAGGATTGGTGTTGTCGTCCTGCCAGAGCTCGCTCCAGCCGGTGTAGATGAAGAGGACATCGCCGGGGAGGAGCCCCCGGAGATGCTGCTTGTGAAGCATGTACTCGATGTCCTCGGTCGTGATGAGCTGGCCGGCCTCCAGCGGTTGGCCGGCGTTGAGGTGTTTGCGGGCGTCGAGCAAGATCGCCGTCGTCACGATCGGCTTGCTTTTGTCGATCCCGAGCTTGAGCAATCCATCGGGGCCCTTCACCTCGTCCTGAGTGAAGCCGTTGTAATAAAGCACTTCATCGCTGTCGGCGCTGGGCAGGTAGCCGAAGTGGCCGAGGGCGTCCATCTGGGTTCCTTGATTGCCGATGTCGCCCGAGACGATCTCGCTGTTGGCGGCGTGGAGAGTCGGCGGGAGAAAGGCCGTGGGACTCGAGGTTTGCTGCCAGGGCGCCGCGAAGGGCGACTGGGGCATGGAAGGCGAGAAAAGATGGGCCAGCCGGTAGGCCTTGGCTCCGGGCCGCAGCATCTGAAGAGCCGCCCGAAAATAGGTGGCGTAGCCTTGGGTGTTGGTGTTGCCGGCCTCGTCGTCGGGGCCCCAGGGCGAGCTAGCCCCAGCCGTCGAGGCCGTCAGTCCCAAGGTCAAGACGCAGGTCAGGTGAAATGCAAGGCGTTTGAATCGCATAGCGTGCCTCCCTTACTTAGAAGATTTGGATGGAAGGATTTTGGATTCATCCAGGGCGGCGTCAAGCGCATCCCGAAATTCGAGCGGCCAAGCTGGACCGAGATCGGCGAAAAAAATTGCCGAGCTATAAGCGATCAAGAGGAAATTATCGGCGGCAAAGCCCGGAAAGAGGGCCTTTGTCTGACGACGTGGGAAAAACGGCCGAATGAGAACCAAGCTGGGCTCGGCTTTTTGTACGGGGAACCCGGACAGGAAAAATTTTTGGGCTGAGACGGCAATTTTCAGATTGCCGGCCATCGCCATTTCGAAAATGACGAAGCTTGGCCGAAATTTGTCCGGGGAAGTATTACATCCCTTCGGGACCTTGCCAAGCCAGGGCGTGGCGCAGCAATTCGGTGGCGTTTTTTAGGTCGAGCTTCTTCTTGAGCCGGGTGCAATAGGTTTCGATGGTTTTGATGCCGACGCCCAGCTCTTCGGCGATGCGCCGGGTGCCCAAGCCTTCGCCCATCATCCGGAAAACTTGGAACTCCCGGTCGCTCAGGCGGAGCACGGCGTCCTTCTCGGGGGCTTTTCGGTCCTCGGCGTAGCGGTAGAGCATTTTCTTGAGCACCGGAAAGCTGATGTAGGTCTTGCCCTCGGCCACCCGGCGGAGAGCGTGAAGGATGCGGTCCGAAGCTTCCTCCTTGACGATGTAACCATCGGCGCCGGCGTCGAGGGCCTTTTGGGCGTAGAAAGCCTCGTTCTGCATCGAGATCACCAGGATGCCGAGCTCCGGATGGCTGCGGCGCAATTGGCGGATCGTGTCGATCGCGATCACGCCGCCCAAAAAGAGGTCGATCAGCAGGAGATCGGGCGCGGAGCTGGCGACCTTCTCCGAAGTCTCGGCCGGCGAGGCGGCTTCGCCGCAGACTTTGAATTGACGGCTGTGCTTGAGCAGCAGGACCATGCCGTGGCGGACGATGGGATGATCGTCGACGACCAGGACTTTAGGTTGGGCGGTGGTTTCGGCTTTCATGCCCGGTCTCCCCAAGGGTCCGGATATTCGACTCGAGCCTCGGTGCCGCTGGGACGGCGCGGGCCGATGTGGAACGAGCCATTCAAGCGGTCGGCCCGGTACTTCATCGTGGCGATGCCCATGCCCTTGGCGGCGCTGCGCTTGGGCCGGAAGCCCTTGCCGTCATCCTCGATCTTCAGGCGGCAGAAGCCCGGCGGCCGGCGCTCCAGCGAGACGGTGATTCGCTTGGCTCGCCCGTGGCGGACGGCATTGCTGATGGCTTCTTGCACGATGCGATAGAGATGAACCGCCTGATCGAGCGGCGGCGGCTTCAAGTTTCTCGACCAATTCAAGCGGATAAGCACCTTGAAGTTTTCCCGGGCCCAGTCGGCCAGCTCGCGCAAGGCGACCTTCAAGCCATCCTTATCGAGCGCGACCGGAGCCAGGGCCCGCGAAATCTCGCGAGTGTGGCGGATGGCCTGATTGACCTCGCGGAGGACCTTGGCGGCTTGAGCGCGCTCGGCCTGGCCCCTGCGCTTAAGCTTGCTTTCTAGAATTCGGCAATGGAGGGCCAGGGCCAAGAGCCGCTGGGAGAGCCCATCGTGGAGATCGCGGCCGATCCGGCGTTGCTCCCGCTCGCTGATCTCGAGGATTTGCGATTCCAATTTCTTTTGGCGCTCGCGGAGCTCGAGCTCGGCCTGCTTCTGGTCGGTGATGTCGAAAACCAAGCCGAGATAACCCAGGAAGCGGCCTTGCCGGCTGTAGCGTGGCAGGGCGGTGTCCACGGCCCAGCGCCATT is a window of bacterium DNA encoding:
- a CDS encoding cyclase family protein, which encodes MRFKRLAFHLTCVLTLGLTASTAGASSPWGPDDEAGNTNTQGYATYFRAALQMLRPGAKAYRLAHLFSPSMPQSPFAAPWQQTSSPTAFLPPTLHAANSEIVSGDIGNQGTQMDALGHFGYLPSADSDEVLYYNGFTQDEVKGPDGLLKLGIDKSKPIVTTAILLDARKHLNAGQPLEAGQLITTEDIEYMLHKQHLRGLLPGDVLFIYTGWSELWQDDNTNPFQTEYYSAGPGLSYDAALYLQQKFIVLVGLDNPFTDPVNEGFLQGQAPPPEGTPPGLPFAIHHNNLTQAGIHQIQNLDLKKLAQDKVYLSAVFISPLPIRGGAGSPVAPVAIGAPW
- a CDS encoding response regulator transcription factor — encoded protein: MKAETTAQPKVLVVDDHPIVRHGMVLLLKHSRQFKVCGEAASPAETSEKVASSAPDLLLIDLFLGGVIAIDTIRQLRRSHPELGILVISMQNEAFYAQKALDAGADGYIVKEEASDRILHALRRVAEGKTYISFPVLKKMLYRYAEDRKAPEKDAVLRLSDREFQVFRMMGEGLGTRRIAEELGVGIKTIETYCTRLKKKLDLKNATELLRHALAWQGPEGM
- a CDS encoding PAS domain-containing protein, yielding MSRKNAAILSEAEILATLLDSEVMVWMTNERHRCVYVNDAVLRYTGLPLGQMLDLNWLDHVHPDDQDRVRENQELAARDPQNFRQDYRMRSSSGKWRWAVDTALPRYSRQGRFLGYLGLVFDITDQKQAELELRERQKKLESQILEISEREQRRIGRDLHDGLSQRLLALALHCRILESKLKRRGQAERAQAAKVLREVNQAIRHTREISRALAPVALDKDGLKVALRELADWARENFKVLIRLNWSRNLKPPPLDQAVHLYRIVQEAISNAVRHGRAKRITVSLERRPPGFCRLKIEDDGKGFRPKRSAAKGMGIATMKYRADRLNGSFHIGPRRPSGTEARVEYPDPWGDRA